The following are encoded in a window of Chryseobacterium sp. genomic DNA:
- the nosZ gene encoding Sec-dependent nitrous-oxide reductase, with protein sequence MKSLKFFGLGSVMALLLVSGCKPKGTETAVTGDAAERVYVAPGKYDEYYNFVSGGFNGQVNVYGLPSGRLLKVLPVFSQNPENGYGYSEETKPMLETSHGFIPWDDQHHLSLSQTNGEVDGRWLFANANNTPRVARLDLKTFKTVEILEIPNSAGNHSSPFLTENTEYVVAGTRFAVPTDDQSGDVPIESFKSNFKGVLSFIGIDKQSGEMDLSFQIEAPGINFDLSHAGKKKSGDWFFFSCYNSEKANTLLEVNASQNDKDFIMAVNWKKAAELVKAGKGRKVTTEYAHNKFDESTHTATSTMKKEVIVLSVEDMKDAMFMIPCPKSPHGCDVDPTGEYIVGSGKLAALIPVFSFDKMIKAIADKNFAGEFDGVKVIKYEAALHGEVQKPGLGPLHTEFDGKGNAYTSMFVSSEVVKWNIKDLKVLDRQPTFYSVGHLMIPGGDSAKPFGKYLVAYNKITKDRYLPTGPELAQSAQLYDISGDKMKLLLDFPTFGEPHYAQALPGDMLKDQVKFFRIEDNKHPYATKGEAESKVVREGNKVHVYMTSIRSHFAPDNIEGIRVGDEVYFHVTNLEQDWDIPHGFAIKGAQNAELLIMPGETCTLKWMPKKPGMYPMYCTDFCSALHQEMQGYVRVSPAGSNTPLIYSLNNKKDNAQSPVKAGETK encoded by the coding sequence ATGAAAAGTCTTAAATTTTTTGGACTCGGATCTGTAATGGCTTTACTTCTGGTCTCAGGATGTAAACCCAAAGGAACAGAAACCGCTGTAACAGGCGATGCTGCCGAGAGAGTGTATGTGGCACCCGGCAAATATGATGAGTATTACAACTTTGTAAGCGGTGGCTTTAACGGCCAGGTAAATGTGTACGGTCTGCCAAGCGGAAGACTGCTGAAAGTGCTCCCCGTTTTTTCTCAAAACCCTGAAAACGGCTATGGTTACAGTGAAGAAACCAAACCTATGCTGGAAACCTCACATGGATTCATACCCTGGGACGACCAGCACCATTTGTCGCTGTCGCAAACCAATGGCGAAGTTGACGGCCGATGGCTTTTTGCCAATGCCAATAACACACCACGTGTAGCCAGGCTGGATCTAAAAACCTTTAAAACCGTGGAAATCCTGGAGATTCCGAACTCCGCCGGTAATCACTCCTCACCATTTCTTACCGAGAACACTGAATATGTGGTGGCAGGGACACGCTTCGCGGTACCAACGGACGATCAGAGCGGTGATGTCCCTATTGAATCATTCAAATCCAATTTCAAAGGCGTGCTTTCCTTTATAGGAATCGACAAGCAAAGTGGCGAGATGGACCTTTCTTTCCAGATTGAAGCGCCGGGTATTAACTTTGACCTTTCGCATGCCGGCAAGAAAAAGTCCGGCGACTGGTTCTTCTTTTCCTGCTATAATTCCGAAAAAGCAAACACGCTTCTGGAGGTTAATGCATCGCAGAATGACAAGGATTTCATTATGGCTGTAAACTGGAAAAAGGCAGCTGAACTGGTGAAAGCCGGTAAAGGCCGGAAAGTGACGACTGAGTATGCCCACAATAAATTCGATGAGAGCACCCACACTGCTACTTCAACAATGAAAAAGGAAGTAATTGTACTGTCGGTGGAGGATATGAAGGACGCCATGTTCATGATTCCATGTCCTAAATCTCCCCATGGTTGTGATGTAGATCCTACCGGTGAATATATTGTAGGTTCCGGTAAACTGGCCGCACTTATTCCGGTATTCAGTTTTGACAAAATGATCAAAGCGATCGCAGATAAGAACTTCGCCGGTGAATTTGACGGTGTAAAAGTAATCAAATATGAAGCTGCCCTTCACGGTGAAGTACAGAAACCCGGTTTGGGACCGCTGCACACTGAATTTGACGGCAAAGGTAACGCCTACACCTCCATGTTTGTATCGTCTGAAGTGGTGAAATGGAATATTAAGGACTTAAAGGTGCTGGACAGACAGCCTACCTTCTATTCTGTGGGTCACCTGATGATTCCCGGCGGCGACTCGGCCAAACCTTTTGGCAAATACCTGGTGGCTTATAACAAAATTACCAAGGACCGCTACCTGCCCACAGGTCCTGAACTGGCACAGTCGGCACAGTTGTATGACATCAGTGGCGACAAGATGAAACTGCTGCTGGACTTTCCGACTTTTGGCGAGCCACATTATGCACAGGCTCTGCCGGGAGACATGCTTAAAGATCAGGTAAAATTCTTCCGGATTGAAGACAACAAGCATCCCTACGCCACCAAAGGCGAAGCCGAAAGTAAAGTGGTAAGGGAAGGTAATAAAGTCCACGTATATATGACCTCCATCCGTTCGCACTTTGCACCGGACAATATAGAAGGCATTAGAGTGGGCGACGAAGTTTACTTCCACGTCACTAATCTGGAACAGGACTGGGATATCCCGCACGGCTTTGCCATCAAGGGTGCCCAGAACGCCGAACTCCTTATTATGCCGGGTGAGACCTGTACCCTAAAATGGATGCCTAAGAAACCAGGTATGTACCCAATGTACTGTACCGACTTCTGCAGCGCGCTGCATCAGGAAATGCAGGGATATGTCCGGGTATCGCCGGCCGGAAGCAATACGCCGCTCATCTATTCCCTGAACAATAAGAAGGACAATGCACAAAGCCCCGTGAAAGCCGGAGAAACCAAATAA